Proteins from a genomic interval of Plasmodium reichenowi strain SY57 chromosome 11, whole genome shotgun sequence:
- a CDS encoding small nuclear ribonucleoprotein Sm D1, putative: MKLVHFLMKLTNENVTIELKNGTLITGIITAVDIKMNTHMKNVKVVIKNKNIAEYNVNTKQFLSLEHVTIRGNNIRYFILSDSLPLDSLLVEDTTPKKISKDKSFSHRDKGMSKGAKGRGRKLSKR; encoded by the coding sequence ATGAAACTAGTACATTTTTTGATGAAATTAACAAACGAAAATGTAACTATAGAACTTAAAAATGGAACATTAATAACAGGGATAATAACAGCGGTAGacataaaaatgaatacacatatgaaaaatgtgaaggttgttataaaaaataaaaatatagctgaatataatgtaaataCCAAACAATTTTTATCTTTAGAGCATGTAACCATAAGaggtaataatataagatattttattttatccGATAGCTTACCCTTGGATTCATTATTAGTTGAAGATACAAcaccaaaaaaaatatctaAAGATAAAAGCTTTTCACATCGAGATAAAGGAATGTCCAAAGGTGCTAAAGGACGAGGAAGAAAATTATCTAAaagataa
- a CDS encoding hypothetical protein (conserved Plasmodium protein, unknown function) gives MVFIPVEVIFKSFPNFSKDRVKFLRRYSFLSLFLGAAFTYKAHTPDFTVRSYKPSYFYKHHLNKLKTKGIIDETKYEKLLNNH, from the exons ATGGTGTTCATACCAGTTGAAGTAATTTTTAAATCTTTCCCAAATTTTTCAAAAGATCGAGTAAAATTTTTAAGGCGTTATAG TTTTTTGAGTTTGTTTTTAGGAGCCGCTTTTACCTATAAAGCACACACACCAGATTTCACTGTAAGAAGTTATAAGCCTTCATACTTTTACAAACATCATTTGAATAAATTAAAGACAAAAGGAATAATTGACGAAacaaaatatgaaaaacTGTTGAACAAccattaa
- a CDS encoding kelch protein, putative (part of same gene as PRSY57_1124200A~gap found within coding sequence) produces the protein HSSTVLNDRWFLLCGGYNLSWYQKSSLLDIYAYDINLNTWSCLNVYGMLLVTHHFYGNIIQVDDSGYFFIFGGLRNNEASSKIYKFTPLLPSYYFKVLKNKIDDINNKVHYLENNPRRSMNPIFSKEIAEIRYALSAISFTIVRYVQLINDLNEKIKISNELVKRNYLSILEKMESNRKYYDELNNRIDVLDNSIMNKTSKINQNNHNNNNNNNNNGDILKSEEIVKSDENIKNEEIIKSDEIVKSDEIVKSDEIVKSDEIIKNDEIIKNDELIKNKEHNKNIDTNKNDEKNEKQEESITNDDLSNKQQNVIN, from the exons GCATAGCTCTACCGTACTAAACGATAGATGGTTTTTATTATGTGGGGGTTATAACCTATCCTGGTATCAAAAGTCAAGCCTCTTGG ataTATATGCCTATGATATCAATTTAAACACGTGGTCATGCTTAAACGTATACGGAATGCTCCTTGTAACCCACCACTTTTATGGAAATATAATTCAAGTTGACGATAGTGGTtactttttcatttttggAGGTTTGAGAAATAATGAAGCCTCTTccaaaatatataaattcaCCCCCTTGTTACCCTCATACTACTTcaa agttttgaaaaataaaatagacGATATAAACAACAAAGTACACTATCTAGAGAACAATCCAAGACGCAGCATGAATCCTATATTCAGCAAAGAAATAGCTGAAATAAGATATGCCTTAAGCGCAATTTCTTTTACCATTGTTCGATATGTGCAACTAATAAATgatttaaatgaaaaaataaaaatttcaaACGAGCTTGTCAAGCGAAAttatttatctatattagaaaaaatgGAATCTAACAGAAAGTACTATGATGAATTAAACAACAGAATTGATGTTCTTGATAATTCAATTATGAACAAAACATCCAAAATAAATCAgaataatcataataataataataataataataataatgggGATATTTTGAAAAGTGAAGAAATTGTTAAAAGTGAcgaaaatataaaaaatgaagagaTAATTAAAAGTGATGAAATCGTTAAAAGTGATGAAATCGTTAAAAGTGATGAAATCGTTAAAAGTGATGAgattattaaaaatgacgagattattaaaaatgacgagttaattaaaaataaggaacataacaaaaatatagaCACTAATAAAAACGATgagaaaaatgaaaaacaaGAAGAAAGCATCACCAATGATGACCTTTCAAATAAACAACAAAATGTAATcaattaa
- a CDS encoding kelch protein, putative (part of same gene as PRSY57_1124200B~gap found within coding sequence), translating to MTTNKFLLLKKEDSYLSKLTHETVIFGENLYKIVSKTLSSTSTDPLNQTSNENLDSISFCSELLPFYCKSEVIHQGDIFNVRFGHSCLIDKHIVYIYGGNQDIKSYNTKLIEFNLLNNLFKKLDEKNPPKPRYFATLNLIYSTEKKEDCLFLYGGKRGSYITNDTYVYCIKDKTWEHIKVKFSPPPVFGHVSFKYKNIIFIHG from the exons atgacaACTAACAaatttttacttttaaaaaaagaagattCTTATTTATCCAAGCTGACACATGAAACAGTAATATTTGGTGAGAATTTGTATAAGATCGTTTCAAAGACCCTTAGTAGTACTAGTACAGATCCATTAAATCAAACATCTAATGAAAATTTGGATTctatttctttttgttcTGAATTATTACCTTTTTATTGTAAATCCGAAGTAATACATCAAGGCGACATATTTAATGTTCGTTTTGGTCATTCATGTCTTATAGATAAGCATATagtttatatttatggGGGGAATCAGGATATTAAATCATATAACACCAAATTAATAGAGTTTAATCtat TGAATaatctttttaaaaaattggATGAAAAGAATCCTCCCAAACCACGCTATTTTGCAacattaaatttaatttactccactgaaaaaaaagaagattGTTTATTTCTTTACGGAGGTAAAAGAGGGTCATATATTACCAATGACACTTATGTGTATTGTATAAAGGATAAAACATGGGAGCATATTAAGGTAAAATTCTCCCCCCCACCAGTTTTTGGTCATGTCagttttaaatataaaaatattatatttatacatggag
- a CDS encoding kelch protein, putative, with amino-acid sequence MASPNTTQPEIILSEEKKASLTTQSTSNNTNDGNVLEEQKTLTFQQQPIPVPNIERTEDNVIENIKKTDLSNKDENTTISISTNTNTNTNINTNTNSNTNSNINSNINSNINSNINTDINTDINTDINANTNSNTNTNINTDINTNTNSNTNTNINTDINTNINTNTNSNTNTNINTNTNTNINTNEKTQDAKFQYNGDVSKAFLSPPVFHLTEIMHDERCFKKMKGHVTVEINGDICIYGGMLHDKCVENFIRYVPGINLFEKMRLNSNDIVPRAYCSGNVITEDNKKNIIIFGGINEKDEIVDETYKFDFQAKKWELIGNKLCPRARYKHASFSFNDFLYIHGGLDVNNSLLADMWCFSKNSWRPIKQIDRIPEPRYAHSLIFSFYGNAKLVFLFGGNKKGYNAALGDTWIFNINTNRWKEITNSSGSKPCARWGHSSQLFDNEWMIIYGGITNGWIDNYALSDMYALNIFTFSWFEVDISTSKNFDRGYYGSLCFLPYKKSLFVFGGTDNSEDHSDVFSMSPLVTYVSYKTLTGKIEQLNTRMKNINETSSGNENINISEFETKITELKEDINKINFMMKAFEAKFCELEKLNEQCEKLLSKNINTEELQHLEQRIRKLESSNVLMKHESI; translated from the exons ATGGCAAGTCCAAATACTACACAACCagaaataattttaagtgaagaaaaaaaagcTAGCTTAACAACACAATCGACTAGTAACAACACGAACGATGGAAACGTTTTGGAAGAACAAAAAACATTAACATTTCAACAGCAACCAATACCGGTCCCTAATATAGAAAGAACAGAAGATAATGtaatagaaaatataaaaaaaacagaTTTATCTAATAAAGATGAAAATACAACCATAAGTATAAGTACAAATACAAATACAAATACAAACATAAATACCAACACAAATTCCAACACAAATAGCAACATAAATAGCAACATAAATAGCAACATAAATAGCAACATAAATACCGACATAAATACCGACATAAATACCGATATAAATGCCAACACAAATTCCAACACAAATACTAACATAAATACCGATATAAATACCAACACAAATTCCAACACAAATACTAACATAAATACCGATATAAATACCAACATAAATACCAACACGAATTCCAACACAAATACTAACATAAATACCAATACAAATACCAACATAAATACCAATGAAAAAACACAAGATGCAAAGTTTCAATATAATGGTGATGTTTCAAAAGCATTTTTATCCCCTCCTGTTTTTCATCTTACAGAAATTATGCATGATGAAAgatgttttaaaaaaatgaaaggTCATGTCACTGTCGAAATAAATGGagatatatgtatatatggTGGTATGTTACACGATAAATGTGTTGAGAATTTTATAAGATATGTTCCTGGTATTAATTTATTCGAAAAAATGCGCTTGAATTCAAATGATATTGTCCCTAGAGCATATTGTTCAGGTAATGTTATAACAGaggataataaaaaaaatattataatttttggaggtattaatgaaaaagatgAAATTGTTGAtgaaacatataaatttgaTTTCCAAGCAAAGAAATGGGAACTTATTGGAAATAAACTTTGCCCACGTGCAAGATATAAGCATGCTTCTTTCAGTTTTAatgattttttatatattcatgGAGGATTAGATGTTAATAATTCCTTATTAGCTGATATGTGGTGTTTCTCTAAAAATTCATGGAGACCAATTAAACAAATAGATAGAATTCCTGAACCAAGATATGCTCACAGTTTAATATTTTCGTTTTATGGAAATGCTAAATTGGTGTTTTTATTTGGGggtaataaaaaaggatataatGCAGCTTTAGGTGATACATGgatttttaatattaatacaaaCAGATGGAAAGAAATTACCAACTCTTCTGGATCCAAGCCTTGTGCTCGTTGGGG CCATTCTTCTCAGCTTTTTGATAACGAATggatgataatatatggTGGTATAACTAATGGATGGATTGATAATTATGCATTATCag ATATGTACGCATTAAACATATTCACGTTTTCATGGTTTGAAGTTGATATAAGTACATCCAAGAATTTCGATAGAGGATATTACGGTTCCTTATGTTTCCTTCCATATAAAAAATCCTTGTTTGTTTTTGGAGGTACAGATAATTCAGAAGATCATTCTGATGTATTTAGTATGTCACCATTAGTAACATATGTATCTTATAAAACGTTGACAGGAAAGATAGAACAATTAAATACGAGAATGAAGAACATTAATGAAACATCATCTGGGAACgaaaatattaacatatCAGAATTTGAAACAAAAATTACAGAATTGaaagaagatataaataaaataaattttatgaTGAAAGCCTTTGAGGCCAAATTTTGTG aattggaaaaattaaatgagCAATGCGAAAAACTCctttcaaaaaatataaatacagAAGAATTACAACATCTTGAACAACGCATAAGAAAATTGGAATCTTCAAATGTTTTAATGAAACATGAAAGTATATAA